A part of Oncorhynchus masou masou isolate Uvic2021 chromosome 21, UVic_Omas_1.1, whole genome shotgun sequence genomic DNA contains:
- the LOC135507327 gene encoding early growth response protein 4-like, giving the protein MLNNMDLNSKDSFYPQFENCNGSSLGVENSARKDTQEMFSDAERGAPAQYTSEGAPVTLKTEASNSDFAFNSCEGPKGTSSSLAYSGRFYVEATQGGPCSTETLLNMITEIVGISTLPISEVQLSNMDSSSFGDAGVQRQSSTCSATPPLYSQGQTCPRYPDGQSGGQAQGSTSPHVSFGSPAQVRNQNSTTEPQSEAASFPVVVKNEFDSSCYEWGTFNKSDAYLETSFQTSETFQNSSDFPSDQQVDVKELLDSFSPMCPNPEMEFKVEGGIKQEQCYSDTCSQSFCSSLYPNYPVPVMDHSTNNLLKPAMFPNIELPPLSNQCDSSCQLTSPALPSTIDSILYSSLLPDSFAQSYTPRAQKAPRVRKSPAASTGPAKEKPFTCPMENCDRRFSRSDELNRHIRIHTGHKPFQCRICLRSFSRSDHLTTHTRTHTGEKPFSCDVCGKRFARSDERKRHGRVHLKQKEKMELKPQVISAWPFTLPEGI; this is encoded by the exons ATGCTGAACAACATGGATTTGAACTCTAAAGATTCCTTCTACCCACAGTTTGAGAATTGTAACGGTTCTTCCCTGGGGGTGGAAAATAGCGCTCGGAAAGATACCCAGGAGATGTTTTCGGACGCAGAGAGAGGAGCACCTGCCCAGTATACCTCTG AGGGAGCACCTGTAACCCTGAAAACTGAGGCCTCCAACTCAGATTTCGCCTTTAATTCCTGTGAGGGGCCCAAAggcacctcctcctccctcgccTACTCAGGCAGATTCTATGTCGAGGCGACTCAGGGGGGCCCGTGCAGCACTGAGACATTGCTCAACATGATCACAGAAATTGTCGGTATTTCTACGTTACCGATCTCCGAAGTTCAACTGAGCAACATGGACAGCAGCAGCTTCGGCGACGCGGGCGTCCAGAGGCAATCCTCCACCTGCAGCGCCACCCCGCCCCTGTACTCGCAGGGGCAGACATGCCCCAGATACCCCGACGGTCAGTCCGGCGGCCAAGCTCAAGGTTCAACCTCTCCCCACGTGAGCTTCGGCTCCCCCGCTCAAGTCCGAAACCAGAACAGCACCACCGAGCCACAGTCAGAAGCTGCGTCTTTTCCAGTGGTGGTCAAGAATGAATTCGATAGCAGCTGTTACGAATGGGGCACGTTCAATAAATCGGACGCCTATTTGGAAACGAGCTTCCAAACATCAGAAACGTTCCAGAATTCCAGTGACTTCCCGTCTGACCAACAAGTGGATGTAAAGGAACTTTTGGACTCATTTTCACCCATGTGTCCTAACCCAGAGATGGAGTTCAAAGTTGAAGGTGGAATCAAGCAGGAGCAGTGCTATTCTGACACCTGCTCTCAGAGTTTCTGCAGTTCTCTTTACCCCAACTACCCAGTGCCAGTCATGGACCACTCAACCAACAACCTCCTCAAGCCAGCTATGTTTCCCAACATTGAACTTCCGCCATTATCTAATCAGTGCGATTCGTCTTGCCAGCTTACCTCACCAGCTTTACCCAGTACTATAGACTCAATTCTTTACTCCTCCTTGTTGCCAGACTCCTTTGCCCAAAGTTACACGCCGCGCGCACAAAAGGCACCGCGTGTCAGGAAAAGCCCCGCCGCCTCTACCGGGCCTGCCAAAGAGAAACCCTTCACCTGCCCCATGGAGAACTGCGACCGGCGCTTCTCCCGCTCGGATGAACTCAACAGGCACATCCGCATCCACACGGGACACAAACCCTTTCAGTGCCGCATCTGTCTGCGCAGTTTCAGCCGTAGCGACCACCTCACCACCCACACCCGGACTCACACGGGAGAGAAGCCGTTCTCCTGCGACGTATGCGGCAAAAGGTTCGCTCGGAGCGACGAGAGGAAACGGCACGGTCGCGTGCACCTGAAACAGAAAGAAAAGATGGAGCTGAAGCCACAAGTGATCAGTGCGTGGCCATTTACTCTTCCCGAGGGAATTTGA